One Pomacea canaliculata isolate SZHN2017 linkage group LG9, ASM307304v1, whole genome shotgun sequence DNA segment encodes these proteins:
- the LOC112572157 gene encoding polycystic kidney disease protein 1-like 3, with the protein MWRIASLFWLIVGLGVNDARRSIGTRWQIWTYTPLKEHAATDARVFIVLYNDNGLQSRPLELDNFHLNDFQEGALDHFVVDDLINFSEVCGIRIFHDNGGLSPGWYLETLKVRMKGGTMRRTRDFGVNRWVGTEPEERGADRIIMRTPECSEGRLP; encoded by the exons ATGTGGCGAATTGCATCTCTGTTCTGGCTTATTGTAGGTTTGGGTGTCAATGATGCTAGAAGGTCAATCG GAACACGCTGGCAGATATGGACATACACACCGCTGAAAGAGCACGCCGCTACTGACGCCCGTGTGTTCATCGTCTTGTATAACGACAATGGCCTACAGTCCCGGCCTTTAGAATTAGACAATTTTCATTTGAACGACTTTCAAGAAGGTGCCCTAGACCACTTCGTCGTAGACGACCTTATTAACTTCAGTGAAGTATGCGGTATCAGAATCTTTCACGATAACGGTGGCTTATCCCCTGGCTGGTATCTCGAAAcg CTTAAGGTAAGGATGAAGGGTGGTACAATGCGAAGGACTCGCGATTTTGGTGTCAACCGCTGGGTCGGAACAGAACCAGAAGAGAGGGGAGCAGACCGTATAATAATGCGCACACCAGAGTGTAGCGAAG GTCGCCTACCGTGA
- the LOC112572159 gene encoding lipoxygenase homology domain-containing protein 1-like encodes MWKIASLFWLLVAFGVNDVHLNGEGIRWTITTKTGDKEHADTNADVFIILIDPNGQNSKPLRLDELWKDDFERGDTNTFRFRHWGDFKEVCSIRIYHDNSGDSPGWYLRWVEVKSEEMTVPRKFIVNDWVPTQEEESNVNFVIQRTPPCRDGPLP; translated from the exons ATGTGGAAAATTGCATCTTTGTTCTGGCTTCTTGTAGCTTTTGGTGTCAATGATGTTCACTTAAACGGAGAAG GAATACGTTGGACTATAACTACAAAAACAGGGGATAAAGAGCACGCTGATACTAACGCCGATGTGTTCATCATCTTGATTGACCCTAATGGACAAAACTCCAAGCCTTTACGATTAGACGAACTTTGGAAGGACGACTTTGAGCGAGGTGATACTAACACCTTCCGCTTCCGACACTGGGGTGACTTCAAGGAAGTATGCTCTATCAGAATCTATCATGATAACAGTGGCGATTCCCCTGGCTGGTATCTGCGAtgg GTGGAGGTGAAATCTGAGGAAATGACAGTACCACGCAAGTTTATTGTCAACGACTGGGTCCCAACACAAGAAGAAGAGAGCAATGTCAACTTTGTAATACAGCGCACGCCACCGTGTAGAGACG GTCCCCTACCATGA